The Arthrobacter sp. NicSoilC5 genome has a window encoding:
- a CDS encoding SDR family oxidoreductase produces MTVLLAGCGDLGTEAGLRFAALGHRVVGWRRSPAKLPAAIEGAAADLGSKDLPPVPADTTAVVIAVAADSPTEEAYRAAYVRGVENVLDALERDQVSPERIIFVSSTAVYGDAGGGWVDESTTAEPGGFSGRVLLEAEGLLQARLSGTRTAGVSLRLGGIYGPGRTRLIDQVKTGSAVIPEDVRYTNRIHRDDAAAAIVHLAGMAAVPGPVYIGVDNEPADLGSVLRFLAAELGLPEPKVGDAGPARGGNKRCRNGLLRSAGFSFSFPTFREGYKDVIAGNGVRHP; encoded by the coding sequence ATGACGGTTCTGTTGGCGGGGTGTGGGGACCTGGGCACCGAGGCGGGCCTGCGGTTTGCTGCCCTGGGCCACCGGGTTGTGGGCTGGCGCCGCTCCCCCGCCAAGCTGCCGGCGGCCATCGAAGGTGCCGCGGCTGACTTGGGATCAAAAGACCTGCCGCCCGTCCCCGCGGACACCACCGCCGTCGTCATCGCTGTTGCTGCTGACTCTCCTACCGAGGAGGCATACCGCGCTGCGTATGTACGCGGGGTGGAAAATGTCCTTGATGCCCTGGAGCGTGACCAGGTGTCGCCGGAGCGGATCATCTTTGTGTCCTCCACTGCCGTATACGGGGACGCGGGTGGGGGCTGGGTGGATGAGTCCACCACCGCGGAGCCGGGCGGGTTTTCCGGCCGGGTGTTGTTGGAAGCCGAGGGGCTTCTGCAAGCCAGGCTCTCGGGGACCCGCACGGCCGGCGTCTCACTCAGGCTGGGAGGCATCTACGGGCCGGGCCGGACGCGCCTGATTGACCAGGTGAAGACGGGCTCTGCCGTGATCCCTGAAGACGTGCGCTACACCAACCGGATCCATCGCGACGACGCCGCGGCTGCCATCGTGCACCTTGCCGGGATGGCAGCTGTACCGGGCCCCGTATACATCGGCGTGGACAATGAGCCGGCCGACCTCGGCTCGGTGTTGCGATTCCTGGCAGCTGAACTTGGTTTGCCTGAGCCCAAGGTGGGTGACGCAGGACCTGCCCGCGGGGGCAACAAGCGCTGCCGTAACGGTCTCCTCCGCAGCGCGGGATTTTCCTTCTCGTTTCCGACATTCCGGGAAGGGTACAAGGACGTTATAGCGGGGAACGGCGTCCGCCATCCGTGA
- a CDS encoding alkene reductase encodes MLFSPLTLGELELPNRLVMAPLTRLRAGEKGIPGPLLAEHYRQRASLGLIVSEGTYPTPAGQAYPGQPGIVTEEQVAGWKTVTEAVHAEGGRMFAQIMHGGRVSHSDITGGLPIVAPSAVAIDGVVRTPAGKQPYPVPHALTTDELPMVIQEFVNASLNAIEAGFDGVELHAANGYLLHEFLAPNSNVRTDSYGGSPENRARFVIETINAVVAALGANRVGVRISPEHNVQGIAETDAADVRATYEVLVDSIAPLNLAYLSILHHEPTGELVQDLRARFGGTFLVNTGFGVITTREEAVNLVAEGHADAVVVGRPAIANPDLARRWKESLPLNEPDASTFYAEGATGYTDYPLYQG; translated from the coding sequence ATGCTGTTTTCCCCACTCACCCTCGGCGAACTTGAACTTCCCAACCGCCTGGTGATGGCACCCCTCACCCGCCTCCGCGCAGGTGAGAAAGGCATCCCCGGACCGCTCCTGGCCGAGCACTACCGCCAGCGCGCCTCCCTGGGCCTGATCGTCAGCGAGGGCACGTACCCCACCCCGGCCGGCCAGGCCTACCCGGGCCAGCCCGGTATCGTCACCGAAGAACAGGTTGCCGGGTGGAAGACGGTTACCGAAGCCGTCCACGCCGAAGGCGGACGCATGTTCGCACAGATCATGCATGGCGGCCGCGTTTCCCACTCCGACATCACCGGTGGGCTGCCTATCGTCGCTCCCAGCGCCGTAGCCATCGACGGCGTGGTCCGGACACCGGCCGGCAAGCAGCCGTACCCCGTGCCGCACGCCCTCACCACGGACGAACTCCCCATGGTCATCCAGGAATTCGTCAACGCTTCGCTGAACGCCATCGAGGCAGGGTTCGACGGCGTGGAACTGCACGCGGCCAACGGCTACCTCCTGCACGAGTTCCTGGCGCCGAACTCCAACGTCCGGACGGACAGCTACGGCGGTTCACCGGAAAACCGCGCCCGCTTCGTCATCGAAACCATCAACGCCGTGGTGGCAGCCCTTGGCGCGAACCGCGTGGGTGTGCGCATTTCCCCCGAGCACAACGTGCAGGGCATCGCCGAGACGGACGCAGCGGACGTTCGGGCCACCTACGAGGTCCTCGTGGACAGCATCGCACCGCTCAACCTGGCATACCTGAGCATCCTGCACCACGAGCCCACCGGCGAACTTGTCCAGGACCTTCGTGCACGCTTCGGCGGAACCTTCCTGGTGAACACCGGCTTCGGCGTGATCACCACGCGCGAAGAAGCCGTGAACCTGGTGGCGGAAGGCCACGCAGACGCCGTTGTGGTGGGACGCCCCGCCATCGCCAACCCGGACCTTGCCCGGCGCTGGAAGGAAAGCCTCCCGCTCAACGAGCCCGACGCCTCCACGTTCTACGCGGAGGGCGCCACCGGTTACACGGATTACCCTCTGTACCAGGGCTAA
- a CDS encoding transglycosylase family protein: MKNTKFRTAARRGVTLAAVSAAGLALSATAANAATPTSTWDALAQCESGGNWSTNTGNGFSGGLQFTSSTWSAYGGTGSPENASREQQIAVAERVQASQGWGAWPSCSSQLGLSGGGGAPVQSAPVQSTPVQSTQVQSAPVQSAPVKQAPAPRHATSVPLSGETYTLQAGDTLSIVAQKLGIQGGWQHLADANLDTISDPNLVFEGQVIQLPA, from the coding sequence ATGAAAAACACCAAATTCCGTACTGCCGCACGCCGCGGAGTCACCCTGGCCGCCGTCTCCGCGGCAGGTTTGGCCCTCTCAGCCACGGCGGCCAACGCAGCGACCCCCACGTCCACCTGGGATGCACTCGCCCAGTGCGAGAGCGGCGGGAACTGGTCCACCAATACGGGCAACGGCTTCTCCGGCGGCCTGCAGTTCACCTCCAGCACCTGGTCAGCCTATGGCGGAACCGGTTCCCCGGAGAACGCCAGCCGTGAACAGCAGATCGCTGTCGCCGAGCGGGTCCAGGCATCCCAGGGCTGGGGCGCCTGGCCGTCCTGCTCGTCGCAGCTCGGACTGAGCGGCGGCGGCGGAGCACCGGTCCAGAGTGCCCCCGTTCAGAGCACCCCCGTGCAGAGCACCCAGGTTCAGAGCGCTCCGGTCCAAAGCGCTCCGGTCAAGCAGGCACCTGCGCCGCGGCATGCAACCTCGGTTCCCCTCAGCGGCGAGACCTACACCCTGCAGGCCGGGGACACCTTGAGCATCGTGGCCCAGAAGCTCGGCATCCAGGGCGGCTGGCAGCACCTTGCCGACGCAAACCTGGACACCATTTCGGATCCGAACCTCGTGTTCGAGGGACAGGTCATCCAGCTCCCCGCCTAA
- a CDS encoding MSMEG_6728 family protein, which produces MQTFLPYPDFRESAKALDTARLGKQRVEALQTLRALVIPEYGWQTHPAIRMWMGHVPALTMYGLAMADEWIERGHPDNTRANIAEFAPQAAHPDYAAKIVMPPWLGDPDFHLSHRSKLVHKEPKFYTRVFPDAVPDMDYVWPEPRHEFLPQEPEGDILWILREPHDDVDPQSLTTVALPPVNRNAAAAAAATGDDGYSPVYVEDGSRRPSRAPKKAAPRPQMKKPTRKRLAQEEAFRTLPGKTPVAVPFENGARFAVGQVVGRPLTLDDGRFGRNFEVTEIIDRSAFAYPALLQDPRVFFPVEAP; this is translated from the coding sequence ATGCAAACCTTCCTCCCGTACCCTGACTTCCGCGAAAGCGCCAAAGCCCTGGACACCGCACGGCTGGGCAAGCAGCGGGTTGAAGCGCTGCAAACCCTTCGCGCCCTGGTGATTCCGGAGTACGGCTGGCAGACCCATCCAGCTATCCGGATGTGGATGGGCCACGTTCCCGCTCTCACCATGTATGGCCTGGCCATGGCGGACGAATGGATCGAGCGCGGCCACCCGGACAACACCCGCGCGAACATCGCGGAATTCGCGCCGCAGGCAGCCCACCCTGACTACGCCGCCAAAATCGTGATGCCGCCGTGGCTCGGGGACCCCGACTTCCACTTGAGCCACCGTTCCAAGCTGGTGCACAAGGAGCCCAAGTTCTATACCCGCGTTTTCCCGGACGCGGTCCCGGATATGGACTACGTCTGGCCGGAGCCGCGGCACGAGTTCCTGCCGCAAGAGCCGGAAGGGGACATTCTGTGGATCCTGCGGGAGCCGCACGACGACGTCGACCCCCAGTCCCTTACCACCGTGGCGCTTCCGCCCGTGAACCGGAATGCTGCTGCCGCTGCGGCGGCGACCGGGGACGACGGCTACTCTCCCGTCTACGTGGAGGATGGCTCCCGCCGGCCTTCCCGGGCCCCCAAGAAGGCGGCGCCCAGGCCGCAGATGAAGAAGCCCACCCGTAAGCGCCTGGCGCAGGAGGAGGCCTTCCGGACCCTTCCGGGAAAAACGCCGGTTGCTGTTCCGTTCGAGAACGGGGCCAGGTTCGCCGTCGGACAGGTGGTTGGGCGCCCCCTTACGCTCGATGACGGCCGTTTCGGCAGGAATTTCGAAGTCACGGAGATCATTGACCGCTCGGCATTCGCGTACCCCGCCCTGCTGCAGGATCCCCGCGTGTTCTTCCCGGTAGAGGCACCGTAG
- a CDS encoding DUF1622 domain-containing protein, which translates to MEFRQIIETVGQLVDFAGVAVMVIGAVVSLPLAIRGHQPRLLPPGAEKLSFYRSYRQLLGRSILLGLELLVAADIIRTVAVTPTFASVGVLAIIVLIRTFLSFSLELEITGRWPWQKEPSAARAGSTAPAG; encoded by the coding sequence ATGGAATTCCGGCAGATTATTGAGACGGTTGGGCAGCTGGTCGACTTCGCCGGAGTTGCTGTGATGGTGATCGGCGCGGTGGTCTCCCTCCCGCTGGCGATCCGTGGCCATCAGCCCCGGCTTCTTCCGCCAGGTGCTGAAAAGCTGAGTTTCTACCGCTCCTACCGGCAGTTGCTGGGCAGATCCATTCTGCTGGGGCTGGAACTGCTCGTCGCTGCCGACATCATCCGCACCGTTGCCGTCACGCCTACGTTCGCCAGCGTCGGGGTGCTGGCCATCATCGTGCTGATCAGGACGTTCCTTAGCTTTTCCCTGGAGCTGGAAATCACCGGGCGCTGGCCGTGGCAGAAAGAACCCTCAGCGGCCCGTGCCGGGTCAACCGCCCCCGCGGGCTGA
- a CDS encoding HNH endonuclease signature motif containing protein yields MEAIGEHLGAAYGGKAYDAGSWLPRPAHLHAVPGEASQQRATGPGHQDLLAGLAVRIAAVAVAAPDVLASASYLEAAEFAARAEDLARSVEYLQLLGAGAVDRTRTQTISYANTAARTRAARSAAMAETAGNWPSLAAGPGHPVVTSPADDGCRNTAEFLRLRLHIPIREARRRLTLAHQVLPATSLTGEPLPPARPHLAAAITPTTTGATDTDSDTGITSPGYGPAVSSHAAAIITATLDRLQHHTTAETLDAIEHHLTTTATTTDPDFLTRLAQRWTDTIDADGTEPAEEALRHTQGAFIRKPRHGLHHLEIFATTDQYEHLLTVMNTATNPRTAGDKAAGCQPGGIDLDRRTRAQKQLDGLITAAKTALTTNTLPTTGGNRPHIIATINYQDLFPTNPATPTGKGHSAETGTGTFAFTGPVPAATLRKIACDADIIPALLGATGEILDLGRKTRLFTPAQRTALTTRDQGCAFPNCTIPAPWCEAHHITYWSRGGPTTTNNGVLLCSHHHHLVHKEQWTITTTPGTPAFIPPPHIDPTQTPQQNRYFKPPPPPHPPREECPKTVR; encoded by the coding sequence ATGGAGGCCATTGGGGAGCATCTTGGTGCGGCGTACGGCGGGAAAGCGTACGACGCCGGCAGCTGGCTGCCGCGCCCGGCCCACCTTCATGCGGTCCCAGGGGAGGCTTCACAGCAGCGGGCCACAGGTCCTGGCCACCAGGACCTCCTGGCTGGGTTGGCGGTCCGGATCGCGGCCGTTGCCGTGGCCGCCCCGGATGTGCTGGCGTCTGCCTCTTATCTCGAGGCCGCCGAGTTCGCCGCCCGCGCCGAGGACCTCGCCCGGAGCGTGGAGTACCTGCAGCTCCTGGGCGCCGGGGCGGTGGACCGGACCCGCACCCAGACCATCAGCTATGCCAACACAGCAGCAAGGACCCGTGCCGCCCGGTCCGCCGCCATGGCTGAGACCGCCGGGAACTGGCCCAGCCTGGCCGCCGGCCCCGGCCACCCGGTCGTGACGTCACCGGCCGATGACGGGTGCCGGAACACTGCGGAGTTCCTCCGCCTGCGCCTGCACATCCCCATCAGGGAAGCCCGCCGCCGCCTCACCCTCGCCCACCAGGTCCTCCCGGCCACCAGCCTCACCGGCGAACCACTCCCACCAGCCCGGCCCCATCTCGCCGCCGCAATCACCCCCACCACCACAGGGGCCACCGACACCGACTCCGACACCGGGATCACGTCCCCGGGGTACGGACCTGCCGTGTCCTCGCATGCTGCGGCCATCATCACGGCAACCCTCGACCGGCTCCAGCACCACACCACCGCCGAGACCCTGGACGCGATCGAACACCACCTCACCACAACAGCCACCACCACCGACCCTGACTTCCTGACCCGCCTCGCCCAACGCTGGACCGACACCATCGACGCCGACGGCACCGAACCCGCCGAAGAAGCCCTCCGCCACACCCAGGGCGCCTTCATCCGCAAGCCCCGCCACGGCCTCCATCACCTCGAGATTTTCGCCACCACCGACCAATACGAACACCTCCTCACCGTCATGAACACCGCCACCAACCCCCGCACCGCCGGGGACAAGGCGGCAGGATGCCAACCCGGCGGGATTGACCTGGACCGGCGCACCCGCGCCCAAAAACAACTCGACGGCCTCATCACCGCCGCAAAAACAGCCCTCACCACCAACACCCTGCCCACAACCGGCGGCAACCGACCCCACATCATCGCCACCATCAACTACCAAGACCTCTTCCCCACCAACCCCGCCACACCCACAGGAAAAGGCCACAGCGCGGAAACAGGGACCGGGACCTTCGCCTTCACCGGACCCGTCCCCGCCGCCACGCTCCGCAAAATCGCCTGCGACGCCGACATCATCCCCGCCCTCCTGGGCGCCACCGGCGAAATCCTCGACCTCGGCCGCAAAACCCGTCTCTTCACCCCCGCCCAACGCACCGCCCTGACCACCCGCGACCAAGGCTGTGCCTTCCCCAACTGCACCATCCCCGCACCCTGGTGCGAAGCCCACCACATCACCTATTGGTCACGCGGCGGGCCCACCACCACCAACAACGGAGTCCTGCTCTGCAGCCACCACCACCACCTCGTCCACAAAGAACAATGGACCATCACCACCACCCCCGGCACTCCAGCCTTCATTCCCCCACCCCACATCGACCCCACCCAAACACCCCAGCAAAACCGCTACTTCAAACCACCCCCGCCACCCCACCCACCACGCGAAGAGTGTCCAAAGACAGTCCGTTAG
- a CDS encoding DUF2071 domain-containing protein produces the protein MTGNQYAAGVWPRPPALPRPVLSDQRWLDAVFLHWRIPEATAAAFTPDGVQPDVFDGSSWVGLIGFRMEQAALGRGPGIPYLGSFNEVNVRLYSREPDGTRGVVFLSLDADRLPVVLATRAAGIPYVWSRIRQWPPFPGYGGGWQHATGAAGTPGGQTGSAVGYSVRRLGATAARSNFGVIPKLHAAAADPLSIFLTARYGMHGRFYGRTIYVPNTHHEWPLFGAEVHQLSDGLVGAAGVSVSGPPESVLYSPGVRTRFGRPRTLERAG, from the coding sequence TTGACCGGTAACCAGTATGCCGCGGGAGTGTGGCCGCGGCCGCCGGCACTTCCAAGGCCGGTACTTTCCGACCAGCGGTGGCTTGATGCCGTCTTCCTTCACTGGCGCATTCCGGAGGCCACTGCCGCGGCGTTCACGCCGGACGGGGTTCAACCCGATGTGTTCGACGGCAGTTCCTGGGTTGGCCTGATCGGCTTTCGCATGGAGCAGGCAGCGCTTGGGCGAGGCCCCGGCATCCCGTATCTGGGGAGCTTCAACGAGGTGAACGTCCGGCTTTACTCCCGCGAGCCGGACGGCACCCGCGGAGTGGTGTTCCTGAGCCTGGATGCAGACCGGCTGCCCGTTGTCCTGGCGACCCGCGCTGCCGGGATTCCCTACGTGTGGTCGCGCATCCGGCAATGGCCTCCCTTTCCGGGGTACGGCGGTGGATGGCAGCACGCCACCGGCGCGGCCGGAACACCGGGCGGCCAGACTGGATCTGCCGTTGGTTACTCCGTACGCCGGCTGGGCGCCACTGCCGCCCGCAGCAACTTTGGGGTCATTCCCAAGCTGCACGCCGCGGCAGCCGACCCTTTATCCATCTTCCTGACCGCCAGGTACGGCATGCATGGCCGCTTCTACGGCAGAACCATCTACGTGCCGAACACGCACCACGAGTGGCCGCTCTTCGGCGCTGAGGTCCACCAGCTCAGTGATGGGTTGGTAGGAGCCGCCGGGGTCAGTGTGAGCGGTCCGCCAGAGTCTGTCCTTTACTCCCCGGGAGTCCGGACAAGGTTCGGCAGGCCGCGCACCCTGGAGCGTGCCGGCTAA
- a CDS encoding Tex family protein, which produces MTQLPAPSAVSAHSRASEDDAIFAQIADELAVRAWQVKAAVGLLDGGATVPFIARYRKEVTGTLDDTQLRDLDERLRYLRELADRRRAVLEAVEAQGQLTPELRKAILAADTKSRLEDIYLPFKSKRRTKAQIAREAGLEPLAAALLKRPDLDPEHEAGKYLNSDHAIGDPAAALAGARAILVERVAQDPDLAANLRDRMWTQGRMVSRVKKGKEAEGQKFADYFEFAQAPDRMPSHRVLALFRGEKDGVLELDLAEADPSDDAALTAARARYESAVARFLGVADRGRPADAWLMQTAQVAWRSRVLARLTSDLRARLFAAAEDEAVRVFAANLRDVLLAAPAGNRATLGLDPGLRTGVKVAVVDGTGKVVATDTVYPHAPARKWDEALATLVRLARQHAVELVAIGNGTASRETDKLAAELIKLLPEVDRKPQKIVVSEAGASVYSASALAAAELPGMDVSLRGAVSIARRLQDPLAELVKIDPKSIGVGQYQHDVTASKLDRSLDAVVEDCVNAVGVDVNTASPALLSRVAGVGPLLSENIVAYRNEHGPFNKRADLKKVPRLGAKAFEQCAGFLRITGGAEPLDASSVHPESYAVARKILVAAGSAPASSLDPQKFVDGTFGLPTVKDILAELDKPGRDPRPAFAAATFSEGVEKISDLVPGMILEGTVTNVAAFGAFVDVGVHQDGLVHVSALSNRFVSDPREVVKSGQVVRVKVLEADPERKRISLTLRLDDEPAGGGASSGRRDSGSGRRDSGSRKTERAGRPDRQQQGKQGSGTSGGSVRSSPAPQPVNTAMAEALRKAGLGK; this is translated from the coding sequence GTGACTCAACTGCCTGCACCTTCCGCTGTCTCCGCCCACTCCCGCGCATCGGAGGACGATGCGATCTTCGCCCAGATCGCTGACGAATTGGCGGTCAGGGCCTGGCAGGTAAAGGCCGCGGTTGGATTGCTCGACGGCGGGGCAACGGTTCCGTTCATCGCCCGGTACCGCAAGGAAGTCACTGGTACGCTGGACGACACCCAGCTCCGTGACCTCGACGAACGCCTGCGCTACCTCCGCGAACTGGCAGACCGCCGTCGCGCAGTCCTCGAAGCGGTCGAGGCGCAGGGCCAGTTGACGCCTGAACTGCGCAAGGCGATCCTGGCCGCGGACACCAAATCGCGGCTCGAAGACATCTACCTCCCGTTCAAGTCCAAGCGCCGGACCAAGGCCCAGATTGCCCGGGAGGCCGGGCTGGAGCCGCTCGCAGCTGCGCTGCTGAAGCGGCCGGACCTGGACCCCGAACACGAGGCGGGGAAGTACCTCAACAGTGACCACGCCATCGGTGACCCCGCCGCCGCGCTCGCCGGTGCCCGGGCCATCCTTGTGGAGCGCGTGGCGCAGGACCCTGACCTCGCCGCAAACCTCCGGGACAGGATGTGGACGCAGGGCCGGATGGTTTCCCGCGTCAAAAAGGGCAAGGAAGCCGAAGGCCAGAAGTTCGCCGATTACTTCGAGTTCGCGCAGGCACCGGACCGGATGCCGTCCCACCGTGTGCTCGCGCTGTTCCGCGGGGAGAAGGACGGCGTCCTTGAGCTGGACCTCGCCGAAGCCGACCCATCGGACGACGCCGCCCTCACCGCCGCCCGCGCCCGCTACGAGTCCGCAGTTGCCAGGTTCCTCGGGGTCGCCGACCGTGGCCGTCCCGCCGACGCATGGCTGATGCAGACAGCCCAGGTGGCCTGGCGTTCACGCGTGCTGGCACGGCTCACTTCCGACCTCCGCGCCAGGTTGTTCGCCGCAGCGGAGGACGAAGCGGTCCGGGTGTTCGCCGCCAACCTCAGGGACGTCCTGCTGGCCGCCCCCGCCGGAAACCGTGCCACGCTGGGCCTCGACCCGGGACTGCGGACCGGGGTGAAAGTCGCCGTAGTGGACGGCACCGGGAAGGTGGTGGCCACCGATACCGTCTACCCGCACGCCCCGGCGCGGAAATGGGACGAAGCGCTGGCCACCTTGGTGCGTTTGGCGCGGCAGCACGCCGTCGAACTTGTGGCCATCGGCAACGGGACCGCCTCACGCGAAACGGACAAACTCGCTGCCGAACTGATCAAGCTGCTTCCCGAGGTAGACCGGAAACCCCAGAAAATCGTGGTGTCCGAGGCCGGCGCGTCGGTCTATTCCGCCTCCGCGCTCGCCGCCGCTGAACTGCCGGGAATGGACGTTTCGCTTCGCGGTGCCGTGTCCATTGCCCGGCGCCTGCAGGATCCCCTCGCCGAACTAGTCAAGATCGATCCCAAGTCCATCGGTGTAGGCCAGTACCAGCATGATGTGACCGCGTCGAAACTGGACCGGAGCCTGGACGCGGTGGTGGAGGACTGCGTGAACGCCGTCGGTGTTGACGTCAACACTGCCTCGCCTGCGCTGCTGAGCCGGGTTGCCGGCGTCGGGCCCCTGCTGAGCGAAAACATCGTGGCGTACCGGAACGAGCACGGACCCTTCAACAAGCGGGCCGACCTCAAGAAAGTGCCGCGGTTGGGCGCCAAGGCGTTCGAGCAGTGCGCAGGATTCCTCCGGATCACCGGCGGGGCCGAGCCGCTGGACGCATCAAGCGTGCACCCGGAGTCCTACGCCGTGGCGAGGAAGATCCTCGTGGCCGCCGGTTCCGCCCCGGCTTCCTCCCTGGACCCGCAGAAGTTCGTCGACGGCACGTTCGGCCTGCCCACCGTCAAGGACATCCTCGCTGAACTGGACAAACCCGGGCGTGACCCCCGGCCCGCCTTTGCCGCCGCCACGTTCTCGGAAGGCGTCGAGAAGATCTCGGACCTGGTGCCGGGCATGATCCTCGAAGGAACGGTAACCAACGTCGCGGCCTTTGGGGCGTTCGTGGATGTTGGAGTCCACCAGGACGGCCTGGTCCACGTTTCCGCCCTGTCCAACCGCTTTGTGTCCGATCCGCGCGAGGTGGTGAAGTCCGGCCAGGTGGTCCGGGTGAAGGTACTGGAGGCTGACCCGGAGCGGAAGCGGATTTCGCTCACGTTAAGGCTCGACGACGAACCCGCCGGCGGCGGCGCAAGTTCAGGCCGGCGCGATTCAGGGTCCGGTCGGCGCGATTCCGGGAGCCGAAAGACCGAGCGTGCCGGGCGTCCGGACCGCCAACAGCAGGGGAAGCAGGGATCGGGCACGTCCGGTGGGAGTGTCAGGTCCAGCCCCGCACCCCAACCTGTCAACACGGCCATGGCCGAGGCACTTCGGAAGGCCGGCCTGGGCAAGTAG
- a CDS encoding DUF6318 family protein: MTSQNSFTSRAVPSGAAALVVGLTLALSGCNSGGSPGPGGTSSQVAEEKPTASATATPTPTPNAVYKPADASGPAQNVPVPVLPEVAKTETKEGAEAFTKHWFAVLSYAYETGDAASFESIAPSPCEACQKVSKVIKDWHSEGRWLVGGKLSTPVANTTFTKGKNGTYQVAAQVHQDPLIYMRADGTVARTDPQAPDQGNLLVLSYADGKWSVVELGNIVG, from the coding sequence ATGACATCACAGAACTCCTTTACGTCCCGCGCTGTGCCGTCGGGAGCAGCAGCCCTTGTTGTCGGTTTGACGCTCGCTTTGTCCGGCTGTAACTCCGGAGGGTCGCCGGGGCCGGGCGGCACTTCGTCCCAGGTAGCGGAGGAAAAACCTACTGCCAGCGCCACGGCCACTCCCACCCCAACGCCGAATGCCGTCTACAAGCCTGCCGACGCCTCCGGACCCGCCCAGAACGTTCCCGTGCCCGTGCTGCCCGAGGTGGCTAAGACGGAGACGAAGGAAGGTGCAGAAGCGTTCACTAAGCACTGGTTCGCGGTTCTGAGCTATGCATATGAGACGGGTGATGCTGCTTCATTCGAGAGTATTGCTCCTAGCCCATGCGAAGCGTGCCAGAAGGTTAGTAAGGTGATAAAAGATTGGCACTCTGAGGGGCGCTGGTTGGTTGGAGGAAAGCTCTCAACGCCTGTGGCAAATACGACATTCACCAAGGGCAAGAATGGCACGTATCAAGTCGCAGCTCAGGTTCACCAGGATCCGTTGATCTATATGAGGGCCGATGGAACCGTGGCTCGGACAGATCCTCAGGCGCCTGACCAAGGAAATCTGCTCGTCCTTTCCTACGCTGACGGAAAATGGTCAGTCGTTGAGCTCGGAAACATCGTCGGATAG
- a CDS encoding isocitrate lyase/phosphoenolpyruvate mutase family protein yields the protein MTENSSAKASELLHLHQAPEILQVVNVWDAITAKVITDIPGTTALATASHSIAATLGYEDGENIPVDEMVSFVGRIAAATHLPVSADLESGYGNPGETTRKAIGVGIVGANIEDQMRPLEDAVNQMAAVVHAGAAEGIDFVLNARTDAFLKGKDRDPEDVLADAIARGKAFLDVGATTVFVPGLLDEPTVTALVEGIGWNKVSVINVPGSLPPATLQELGVARISYGPWTQRVALTALADTAAKLLAGGELPEDTRPLN from the coding sequence ATGACCGAAAACAGCAGCGCAAAAGCCTCCGAACTTCTCCACCTCCACCAGGCCCCTGAGATCCTCCAGGTGGTCAACGTCTGGGATGCCATCACGGCCAAAGTCATCACGGACATCCCGGGCACCACTGCCCTGGCAACGGCAAGTCACTCGATCGCCGCGACGCTGGGCTACGAGGACGGCGAGAACATTCCCGTCGACGAGATGGTCAGCTTTGTGGGCCGCATCGCGGCTGCTACCCACCTGCCGGTCAGCGCTGACCTTGAGTCCGGCTACGGGAACCCTGGGGAGACAACCCGCAAGGCCATCGGAGTCGGAATCGTTGGTGCCAATATCGAGGACCAGATGCGCCCGCTCGAGGACGCGGTGAACCAGATGGCAGCCGTTGTGCATGCCGGCGCTGCAGAGGGAATCGACTTCGTCCTGAACGCGCGGACCGACGCCTTCCTCAAGGGCAAGGACCGGGACCCCGAAGACGTTCTTGCGGATGCCATCGCGCGCGGCAAGGCCTTCCTGGACGTCGGCGCCACCACAGTCTTCGTCCCCGGCCTTTTGGACGAGCCCACGGTTACTGCCCTGGTGGAAGGCATCGGCTGGAACAAGGTCTCGGTCATCAATGTGCCCGGGTCCCTGCCGCCGGCGACGCTGCAGGAACTGGGCGTGGCCCGTATTTCGTATGGTCCCTGGACCCAGAGGGTGGCGCTGACTGCCCTGGCTGACACCGCTGCGAAGCTTCTCGCCGGTGGCGAGCTTCCCGAAGACACACGCCCGCTGAACTGA